The genomic region TCTCGAAAGATCAAAGgagtttaataataatagtcgCACGGTCGCTCTTGACATTAAAACGCGCGGCGGTACGCTCGCGTATCAGAGCAGTTGCTGCGAAATAACGAAAAACTGTTCGATGCGAATGGATCCGAACGTGTGCGTTCATAGAAAATATTTCTCGACGATGAAACAGTACCGGCGCAAAGGAAAGACACGATACAGAATTCAGCGACTATAACATTCGCGAGTCGATCATGTTTACTCGTCTAATCGACAACGAAAATTTACACTTTCAGAACATCGCAGACATTGCAGACTTCTGTTCCACAGGCAGAGCACAGTAACCATGTAACTCTTACTCTGTTCCAGTTGTACCGTGTTAATTGATTGACCGTGTCCCACATATTATTTACATCTAGACGTCACaattatacatttcatataCCATATAGACTAACGAAACGCAAAATTCGAAGCGAATGTTACCGCATTTATGAATCGCGCTTACTAGATGCAAAATGCCGATGCGCGTCTAGCGATAGCATTTTGATCAGGCGAACCACAAACAGGCTTCTTTCAGTCGCACCATTTTAATTCGATCGAATTTTTTCTTTTCGCTTGAGTAGTCGTAGGCGTATTAGTTCTCGGAATCTGCTTCTGCTGCATAAGAAGATGCTGTCGCAAAAGACGATCCAAGGACGGCAAGAAAGGTTTGAAGGGAGCGGTGGATCTCAAGTCCGTGCAGCTGCTGGGCACCACGTACAAAGACAAGGTACGTTTTCGGTGTTCCATGACATTATGTAGATGTTAGACGCACATTCTACACTCGTGGAATCCACTTCGATCTGTTAAGGTCCAGCCGGATATGGAAGAGCTCACCGACAACGCGGAGGAACCGGACGAAGCTGAAAGTAAACAGAGCGAAGTTAAACTGGGGAAGCTTCAGTACAAGGTATGGCAATAGAGTTTCTAGTTTATGGAGATCCGCTGTGAGAAAAGTCGAGTTTGTTCATTCAGAAAGTTTCCTTTTCTTGAACTTTCTTTCAAAACAAATACCGATCATTACGGACACGATGTTGTACCATCTCCTGGATAGTCCGAAGTGTAAACGAACAAACACCCACATTTAACTGTTCACGTTTGAAATAAGATTCAGTATTTTGATCTTGCTTCTGACAAAAATCCAACATTTATAACGCATTCAAGACACATCGAGCAAAGCCTTTTTTGTCGTGGTAACAAACTTGGGACGTAGCTACGAAATTAGATTAAAGAACTGTCGAATTCTTAAACTCGTCGGATTCGTGTCTAAATTTGACACTCCGATCGAACGTTCACCGTCGAATTTTTGCATTTTCATATCTTGCTTTCCAGTACGTGCTAGGCACTTTATCGCTAAAGAATAAATAGACGAAGTTGAATCGGACGTCGTCGATCGGACGAGATGTCCGCGTAAAAGCGTAAATTAAAGCGCTAGAAAATGATCGAACGTCTTCGGTTATTCCggtaataattattcgaatgattgcAGCTTGAATACGATTTCAACACAAACAGCCTGGCGGTGACAGTGATACAAGCTGAAGAACTGCCAGCCTTGGACATGGGCGGCACATCTGATCCATACGTGAAAGTATACTTGTTGCCGGACAAGAAGAAGAAGTTCGAGACAAAAGTGCACAGGAAAACGCTTAGTCCAATCTTCAACGAAACTTTCACGTTCAAGGTAACTTTCATCGGTGATCGTTTCACGAAAGATCCTGCGATAATGCTTCATCGATTGTTACTTCACGCTTCGAATCAGTGAATTACGCTTCATGTACGGTATCGCATGTTAAAGAAATTTATAAAGCAACCGGACAAAGATCGGAAATCTTGCGGTAGAAACCTAGAAGCAGAAAATGAGTGTTTCAGCCTGAGCAGAATGTGAACGTTAAATTCTTTGGTTAAACCTACCACGCCAGTAAAGACGATCGTTTTTACGtgctatattttaatattgttgaCCTTATAAaggatttaatatattttttaattcaaacGTGTATTATAATCTAAATGGCGATAAATCAAGTCCACTTAGTCTTGTCACTTTTATACAGTGTCAGTCACTTTTAATGCTCGAtcggtttagtgttaaaacacAATTCACGATTCACCCCTCTCGGGGATTAACGATGCGTTAATTTTTTTTAGGGCGTCCCATACGCAGATGCTATGAACAAGACGCTTGTGTTTGCCATTTTCGACTTCGACAGGTTCTCGAAACACGACCAAATCGGTGAAGTGAAGGTTCCCCTCTGCCAAGTTGACTTGGCCCAGACAATCGAGGAGTGGAGGGAATTGCAGAGCGTGGAGGGCGAAGGTGGTCAGgtgaataaatacaaatataaataaatacaattttactatttgttcaattatacaGCATAATTCACCGAGAACGAATCACTATTCAAAGATCTGTTGCACTCGATTCGTTGCGCACATCCTAGCTAATGCACTCCATTCAGCTTCAATTTGAATCGCACTAATTGCGAACAACGCGGAGCTAGTCGTTGaagaactcgtttgttcgtgtcGGGTTTTATTCTATTGTGCAGATTTTCACGATTCACGACGCTAAACGCAACGCTTTTGATAGCTGAAACGTAAATTCGTTGGTTAGCGGTGAATCAAACATTAAATCTCAACGAGCGCAACGCGCGGCAGAAACTCGCTCGCGAGTTTGTTATGCCGAATGATTAGATTACCATTTAACACCTTTATGCCGGCAAAACTTGTTCGTTTGCGTTGGAATCCGCTATTCTCTCGTATATAGCGAATTATTGATTTTTGGTACAAGGTATATCAAATTAATGCACGGTGAATATAATTATGAGGAAGCAGATAGGAGATTAATTAAGTTTCGATAGTGTGAGCTCAGATCGAATTAGTGCAAGATTATAGAGTACCTAAATTAGTTTCAGATAATCGATGTCACAATTACACGCATTTCCGATGAGTTATGATCGAAGCCGTAGAATTGgaacatgttttttttttaccgtGGAATCTAACGTTATCGTATTATTTTGCAATCGATCTACTTGATTTTAAATTGGCCCGATTAGGGGCTGCGGCAGGTATTAACCGATGCTATATAATTTTGTTGTCAACAGGATAATAAATTGGGTGACATTTGTTTCTCACTCCGATACGTGCCCACGGCTGGCAAATTGACCGTGGTGATCTTGGAGGCAAAGAATCTGAAGAAAATGGACGTCGGCGGTCTGTCCGATCCTTACGTGAAAATTGCTCTGATGCAGAACGGAAAGAGATTGAAGAAAAAGAAGACGACTATCAAGAAGTGCACACTTAATCCGTATTACAACGAATCATTTACGTTTGAGGTACCCTTCGAGCAGATAAAGGTACGAATCTTCAACGTTCATCTATTGCCCCCacgttttttcttatttttgtttGACACAGTCAGTCGACACACAGGTAACAGTAACATAACATATAATGCTAAACTATCTTCTCACCACCTCTACTAACAATTAATTATTAGACAACGCACGTTTCATTTCTATTGATTCTATAGACAGAAACTACTGCcatcattttatttattgttatgttCAGTATCCTGCTAGAATAAGTATTTAAATGTAGTTTTCTCTCTAACGATTCGTTACGAACGGTCATCTTGTGTCGATGTATGTCGATGAAAAGTCAATTACGAAAACTACGAATGTTAGACTGAATTAAAAGACTGATTTAATCGTAAGAGTGAAATgttagaaattattatataaatttattatacgatatttatttaaaatatcgtaCTTTTTGTACGAtatgcaaatacagatggaccGTACGTAATTTATTAATCAACCCTTCACGAGGTAACAGTAGTACGCGTAAGATACAGTATTTTTGCCATAACGAACTGTTTCGCTAATATAATAgagttgttaaaatatttctgtAATTACCGTTTACAAGAAATATCACTGCTTGTTTGATTTAAAGAATTGCTATGTACATATCCGCATTGCTAATCGTATTTTACCTTATGAAGGGTTGAAAATTCGAATAAACTTTTTGTTAAAAATACCATACTTCCGGATTATAAGACTTTTAGCCGTACTGCATTTATTCTATGAAGTCATGTAAGCTAATAAATTATGCATTTTTCAAGTGTTCTAACTACAATTTTTGCATACTTCGAGAAATGCCGCTTTTCACATGATCAACGAATTTCAATATATTATCTAATTATCTACTGCTTGCAGAGGCACTCATTGCTACGCTTACTTTCTGCTGACTAATTGCATTTTTATCCGAATCTAAGAAACCGTACATTTTGCTTCGATTTCACGTATCTTTCCTAGATGAAAACTCAGATATAGgtaattcaaaaatattttgtttaaacatttGTATTTCGAATATACTTCTCAACTTCTATAAACGTATTTAACGTTATGTTCCCTAAGTTTACAcagttttattatttctataaaaattagcGCAGTTCACTGTAAAGTTTTGAAGCTTCCGCGCCTTTTTtctcataatattataataccatGTACATAGGAATACAGTAAGTCTGATCACTAATGCAACagagaacaatttaatttatctttCAAAGCAAGAAAATTAATCGAAATagcaaaaaataaaatatttagttAAATCTACATCAAAAGACATTCAACAAAACACAACAGAATTCTCCACATTGTTTTCGAAGAAGATCAGAAAATGATTTGCTTATTGTTAAATGAAATTCTTCTTTGTTGTGTCACACCATACATTTCGGATCCAAACCATGGAAAGATAAAAACAACAACGAAAGGTAAAACACTTACATTACTACGCTTATTGCAACTCTATCCATTAAAGGCTCTCAAGTTGAAGAAACATGAACACTGTATACTGAATTTCTTACGTTAATTATAATCAAActtatacacacacacacagagtcAAACTAAACTatactttatatttttttaatgcaGAGAGACAAAGTAAAATTAatcatatttatttttcttgctaCATAGAACGAACAATTCGTACACTTCCGTCGCAGATTTTAtttctattctttttattttataatctgTATATTCGCAAAAGTCACTGTCTGTGACAGTTTATATTGCCCAGAGTACTCATTCGCAATAATTACCTAATCTACGACTGTAAATTCTAACAAGAGATCCCTTAATAATCTTACTATTGCTTGATATACGTACTTTTCACTTTTATACGTTGGACAATCGAGTCAGACATGCCACGATAGTACGAAACTGCATTAGCAGACAGAATCTCTGGCCTGTCCGGCTCGACGACCTCTGCTATTCTCAGTCATTATAATCCGGAAGGTATGGCGATATATTTTCCTGTGGGACAATATATTAATGCGCGATTTCGCGTTTAGAAAGTGGAATTGGTTGTCACGGTAGTCGACTACGATCGTATCGGCACCTCAGAACCCATTGGGAAGGTCGTCTTGGGGTACAACGCGAGCGGAACAGAGTTGAGACACTGGTCCGACATGCTGGCTTGCCCCAGACGTCCTATTGCTCAATGGCATACGCTTAAGGACCCCGAAGACGGCGACAAGAAGGACTAAAAGGTCGTTGAGAATGTCCAGTTAAGGTAATGCACACCAAAGGTTCTAAGCAGTTACGACAAATGTACAGAAGCAActcttttcgtttcgtttcgttacgTTCGCTTTCGCCCAGCCCCGTCCCCCCGCCCCTCGACAAACTATATATACAAAaaaaaacatatatatatataaatatatattatataaatatatatttcccAACGATACTCATGGACGATGTACCGGACGAAACAGCATTACCCTgaacaaaaacaagaaaaataagaaagaaaCGAAAGAGAGGAACTAACattaaaagaacaaaaaaatggagagagaaaataatagaaaaaggaTGCAACGATCTTTTCGAGTAAATGGTCGTTTATTCACAGAAGTAATCATGCACGAAAAAACGAGAGACAGCGCAagcaagaaagagagcgagagagagagtgcgagagaaagagagagagagaaagtacgAATGATAGGGTGGGAGAGAacgagtgtgagagagagagagagcgagagcgagagaaagcgagTAAATACGAACAAAGAGAAGAAAATAGGCACTTAGTAGTTATTAATAATCTATTACTAactaaataaacaataaataccACCAAGAAGATTTTAGTATTAACAATATGTTCTCATGAAGTGTAGCGTCTtgtatatacgtatgtatatctACTATAATATTTCTCTGTAGATGTAATATGGAATGAATTCAAGGAAGAAACAGCTAACATGCGTCCTCTTCGAGGTATCTCGATGAAGCATTGATTATTTGCAagaaaacatgtgtttctctgaCTTCCATTTACGATCGCCGGGTAAGTGTCCCAAAAGTAGTGCGTTTCCTTTTCGTCGTTTTCAACCGGAGAAcgcgttttctttttttgataaggtgtttataattataaaaaagaaaagaaaacaaactAATCGCTATTAGCCGATAgaagttatatatttatacatatgcgtatactatatatatatatatcgacgtgtatatagtatattcagacgtatatagatatataatgtATACGATGTAGAATTGTGTCTTGAGCTGCGTGGGAGTAGCCGTGCCGTTTCGTTCGGGAGTTGTGTTGGCGCGATTTGTACAGGCCGATAGTCGTGTTCGTGCAGAGTGTTGTTACCGTTTTAAttagaagacgacgacgacgatacgACAAACGAACGGATCCGTTCCGTCACGGATCGGCCGAGACGCTCCCCGATTCCTACGTTTACCGAACGCCAAGCTTTCGCGATCGGTGATCCTCGGTATCCGATCGAATTTCGTTTCGTACCGGTTCTCATCAGTTCGTTCGCGGTCGCTCTTCGTTAACCAGCAAAAGGACAATGCTTTGAATCGCGATATTTTCGTACGGAAATGACTTTAGACTATGCGTTACCTGTACAGGGAGCTCCGTCGGTCGAAACGGGCCGGCAGACACCATTTTGGCTCGGGGAGGAAATAATAAACGAAAGAAACTCCCGCGCGAATCGAAGGAACGAAGCCGCGCTGTCCGCGGTTCACGGCTCGTAGATAAACACCGCACAAGTTTTTGTTATAACTGCGTCGATCGACTGCGACGGTGCCCGCGAGCATTATTTCGTAGTTTACATGTCTCTTCGACGGGATCGTCGCGATCGATCGGCGCACATGCGGCGGTTTGCGTGCGAAACGATCCTCGAGGACGAACGATAAGTAAAATCGTGAACGTTTCGACGGCAGAGCTCTTGAGACTATCGGCGCGGGATCGTCAAGAGAAATCGAACGTGTCTGCCGAGACGATCTACCGATCTACGAACATTCGATTGTCCCTTCAGGCCGCGCCTCCGTttcaagtatatatatatacatatatacatatatatacgcgGGTACGTGAAACTGTAAACATAttcgtatacatacatatatgtatattatatgtatatatatacaatataaatatttaccacgtgttatatatatatacagataCTGTTACTGTTTTCCAAACATAACGGGCCTACCGATTGTACAACTTGCATTATCGTTTCGTTGACCTACTTCTTCAACAATGGATATAAATGAGGATGGAGGGATAAAATATGGTGATTGTTTGCGGAAAGGTAACACCCTCCGGTCTCCGTGATTTTTAATGCGTTGATAAAGTTATTATTCCGGGTAGGATTGGTAGTTCGGTTTATCGAAAAGTTACTAATAAGAGAAACGATAAGAGTTATTATCAGTATTAACATCATTAACGTAGTAtaattaaaaaaggaaagacaAAGAAACGTATGATTAATATTGACAAATAAGAGGAATGATAATGTGAAAAGAAATTTTCTATACGCGACACTTTTCTTCCAAATACGGTCGAATTCTCTTTCATATTTTCAATATGAAGAAGCTTTTCGAGGTGTCCGGTCTTGAATGTGGTATGCTCGAGGTCCCGGATCGAATTTATTCTTGAAAAGCACCGCGTACACTTCGTCACAGAAAATAtacgaacgaacaaatgtaatTAAGCGAACTGTTCGTAATGCGAGCAAACTGACGAGAGATCGAGAAGTCATCGAGATCGGAGGGCGGCAACTCTTTGTAATTATTCACCGTAAGATCAGAGTAGCGACGAATCGCGACGGTGATTCTCAATGTATCCTGGGAATCGACGAGCAAAACGTTACGATTAGAGAAAGAAAACGTGTTATGCTACAGTTTGACAGAATCACGAACGTCCCGAGATCTACAAGGCATTATACAATATATGCATGTATATGGCAttgaatatacatacatatatatacatacatctatatatatacacgtatatatatattactgtaCTATATGTATTCTTCGAAGAAATGATAAAGAATCGATTgttagaaaaatgaaaaaaacaaAACTGACTTCGTACAGTATTAACTGAGCTCGACTGCTACTAACAAGTTTATCGTATTTTATTGCATCGTTGATCTTGAAGCTTCGAATTCGACTGAGGGGAAAGAAAAAGGCAGATGAAACGGGTCGGTTAGTACAATAAAAGAATTACCGTCTTTTTCGCACGACGCGTGCCCCGAATTACGGAAACTCGATCGTTTATCGATCGTCCTCGGAATCTGGAGAACTTCCGGCCGAAGACGGGCCGATAAAATCGTTCCCGGCAATCTTAAAATCGACCGACGCCGATACCACACGCATACAACCACTTTGAAAACGCATTGTTATTGAATGAAAAGAAATCTATGTAAACGGGCCTTAACGCTTTTTCCAGTTTACcttccctccccccccccccccgcccctgAAATTCATACATCTCACCGATCACCGCATAGAGAGACTCTGTAAATATCACCGCCATCGAACATTTCTCGAAGGGCCAACCAGGCCCTTCGATAGCCGTGTGTACTTATTACCTATGTATTGTTCATTCGTACTTAATCTCATCGTAGGCGTTAGGTGAAACTGTTTCAGGCGAACGGTCTTGTTTTACTTCTCCCTCGGCGTtcagagaaaaagaaaaggaaaaaaaatgtTGCACGCGACCGAGTTATACCTAATCGATCATATTTACGATGTAACTACTGATAACACCGTTAGCTGATAAATCTACCTGTAAAAAGTAACGATCCGAATGGGAACGGTCCAGGTTTAGCCGAGAACGTAACGATGCTTATCGTTTTAGCTTTTCATCGTACAGCGAACGCTGGCCGCGAGATCCTGCGCGCGTTGCACTCGTCCGCGGGTGACGTACGTGTGGAAGAGAACAAGATGTTGCACGTTCACCTGAGAACTCTTTCTTTTCTATTGCTCTCAGATTCTCAGAGTTGGCCGAGTCCCTCGCACGGTGGTCCGTTCGTTCGGAAACATGGACGAAAAATGTTGTTGCCAGTCTCGACGCAGACGCTCGGTTTCAAGTTCAGCCCTGATCGGCGGACTTGATTTTCATTCAGAATCAAAATTGGTCGAGTCGATCGTAAACAAACAAGAGTCACGTTTTCCCGCTTTCAATCGTTTGAATAATTCTGGAATAACAGAAGCGTATCCTCGAATCCATCAACTGTCTAGAATTTTGCATCCGACCTATCGATTGTTGTCCCGAACGCGTAAAATCGAGTTTTCAACGATTCAGTTCCAATACTGTGTTCTCTATCCTAGTTAAAAAGCAAGGTTCCCGCGGCGAAACGAACCTAAGAGACATCTAATCAAAGAGACATCAATTTAGTCCAGGTTTCCGCGCGAATCGATCATCGCGCGCCGTATGTATTTGGTTGCGTTACACAAACTTACAAAGACCCGAACGAATTACGGACTGTTACCGATGACTTCAGACCTAGGGATAAGCCGATGTTTCATGAAATTCAACGTGGCGAGCATCTCGTTGACCAATTGTAAGATCGATCGTTCAATAGTCTGCATTTCGAGGAACATGGGCTCTTCGGACGCGCGAAGCAACCGTGCACCACCCACGTTAAAATCATTTCCCccccattcgttcgattgtacAATGTACTTGCGGAGGAACAATAGACGTTTCTGTTTTGGAACTACGAGCGAGTTCGTTCCCGAAGTTACTTTCGCAAACGGCGTCGAGCGTTGCGACTTCAAATTCGAACAATCGCGTTCGGTTCATCGGTCGGCGTAACGTCACcgtttcgtttttttttatcgtaGCTATTCATGTCGCTTCTCCACCCGCGCGGAAGGGATCGTTTGAAGGCACGGCGCGATAGCATAGCAAATGATTGAGAATCTGGTCCAGAAAGAGTATAAATAAGCCAGTCGGAATAAAATAGAAACGCGTCTGCGTACATCTTTGCCGGCGAACTTGCTAAATATGTGTATCGCACGCATGCACGGTCTCTTGTATCGCTTCTGAACAAATACTCGGATATCTATCGAACACTAAACGTACGTAACGAACGTGTATAGCTGTAACCTTCCATTACAATCCATTTTCTTTAGGCGATACAGATTTGTAAAGCCGCAGCGTCGCGTACACCTTTCGCTTAGACGTATGTAGAGACAACTGTAACCTCTCGCGAGTCTGACGCACCTCATTAAGGAATTAACAAATTCTTGTTTAACGAGTACATCGATGTTAACCGAATATAAcgctataatatattacaacaaTAATAACGTACAACTTGTCATCATTGTTGgcgaaatatttcattcgattaacgATATAAAGTCTGCGGTGTCCTGAAGGACTGTGACCTCTCTCCCGACGCAGGGAATTCAGTAAAATTGATAAACGGGTAATTGCGACCAAGAAAACGTCCACGTACATTCGAGCGGCGGCGGTTGTACACGTGTATATATATACGCGACGCGGAATGTCGTTACGTAGATGAAATTAACGAAACGCCGATAGAAAGCGAACTTTAACTGTAGCGGCGTAGTCTCcgggatgatgatgatgatgatgatgatgatgatgatgatgatgatgattagCGGTTCACCTAAAGTAGCTCGATGTATCACGATGCAACCAATAAACGTGGTTCCAGCCGGCAAAGCGGTACACAGATCCGTAAACGTTCCGTCGAAGAACGCGTTCGTTGATGTATGGGATTATCGATCGTCGCGACTAACATAAGGAGCATAGCGTAGAGGTGTGTAAATGTAGAACACGTAGAGAGAGCGCAGATTCTTAGATATATATCACATTCCATTCCCCTATCCGGGTCCCGTGATCGAGATCCTCGTCGTACGGCGATCGAGATCGGGATCCGGGCTTCGTCTCGAGGCGCCTCAGAAGCGCCGTTACATGCATGGATCACACTGTACTCAACCAAGGTTTGGTTCTATCATTTTTTCAGGACCAATTATCATAAACGATTGTATCCGTAGCGCATGTCCGAGTCACGTACTTTACGGCAGCATTGtacttaaacaaaaaaaaaaaaaaaacgaaaaagaaaaaaatgaaaaactttAACGAGAGATTAAGAGAGATTTAACCGTTTAAGATGAAGGCGTCGTGAGCCCGATATCGATCGAAATGCCACGAGAGAGCTGCTTGCACAAGCGGGAAACGGACGTGATCGTTTCTCCAACGAACGAACGTTTGTCTATGATCTGATTTTCTGTCCGGCACCGACTGATGTGAAACAGATATTTACaggttgaaataaaaattggttCAGAAACTAATCGAGACCTTCATGAGTTACACACGACGCTGATCGGGCGCGGCATCACTTCTTCACCCGTCTTTCGATGTGGTTACCGGATCTTTTTTGTATTTTCGTATGCAATGAAAAGCGTACACCTAACGGAATTCTAGTTAAGAACTTAACAACGAGCATGAACCTACTAGAGGATTCTAGACGAGCAATCTTCGGGCTCCGAATTTTTTCGAAGAGATCATATTAAATACGTAACATTAGACA from Megalopta genalis isolate 19385.01 chromosome 3, iyMegGena1_principal, whole genome shotgun sequence harbors:
- the Syt1 gene encoding synaptotagmin 1 isoform X1, which codes for MPVIKRDAEAMTEIVSEIPEGGESTLKTMLNTEVIVKEGTDAEVITESTEKSFENKVEDLGKELAEEMGIPTWGLVTILIVVGVLVLGICFCCIRRCCRKRRSKDGKKGLKGAVDLKSVQLLGTTYKDKVQPDMEELTDNAEEPDEAESKQSEVKLGKLQYKLEYDFNTNSLAVTVIQAEELPALDMGGTSDPYVKVYLLPDKKKKFETKVHRKTLSPIFNETFTFKGVPYADAMNKTLVFAIFDFDRFSKHDQIGEVKVPLCQVDLAQTIEEWRELQSVEGEGGQDNKLGDICFSLRYVPTAGKLTVVILEAKNLKKMDVGGLSDPYVKIALMQNGKRLKKKKTTIKKCTLNPYYNESFTFEVPFEQIKKVELVVTVVDYDRIGTSEPIGKVVLGYNASGTELRHWSDMLACPRRPIAQWHTLKDPEDGDKKD
- the Syt1 gene encoding synaptotagmin 1 isoform X2; its protein translation is MPVIKRDAEAMTEIVSEIPEGGESTLKTMLNTEVIVKEGTDAEVITESTEKSFENKVEDLGKELAEEMGIPTWGLVTILIVVGVLVLGICFCCIRRCCRKRRSKDGKKGLKGAVDLKSVQLLGTTYKDKPDMEELTDNAEEPDEAESKQSEVKLGKLQYKLEYDFNTNSLAVTVIQAEELPALDMGGTSDPYVKVYLLPDKKKKFETKVHRKTLSPIFNETFTFKGVPYADAMNKTLVFAIFDFDRFSKHDQIGEVKVPLCQVDLAQTIEEWRELQSVEGEGGQDNKLGDICFSLRYVPTAGKLTVVILEAKNLKKMDVGGLSDPYVKIALMQNGKRLKKKKTTIKKCTLNPYYNESFTFEVPFEQIKKVELVVTVVDYDRIGTSEPIGKVVLGYNASGTELRHWSDMLACPRRPIAQWHTLKDPEDGDKKD